One stretch of Clavibacter californiensis DNA includes these proteins:
- a CDS encoding three-helix bundle dimerization domain-containing protein, with protein sequence MTTDVDYDQIVRDSTEQLRAKFPDRPEEELRTVVEEELATLRDATVQDYLSVLTVRAARKRMKAQHRAE encoded by the coding sequence ATGACAACCGACGTCGACTACGACCAGATCGTCCGCGACTCCACCGAGCAGCTGCGGGCGAAGTTCCCCGATCGCCCGGAGGAGGAGCTCCGCACGGTGGTGGAGGAGGAGCTGGCGACGCTCCGGGATGCGACCGTGCAGGACTACCTCTCCGTGCTCACCGTGCGCGCTGCGCGGAAGCGCATGAAGGCCCAGCACAGAGCCGAGTGA